A DNA window from Patagioenas fasciata isolate bPatFas1 chromosome 1, bPatFas1.hap1, whole genome shotgun sequence contains the following coding sequences:
- the TSGA10 gene encoding testis-specific gene 10 protein isoform X5 yields the protein MVITSCWWVTECSYSVVRPVGYFRYDKSRLCTVRHWSTGHSPCLTVSHSSFPEGLILIEDLKNINYELRQHVIQLLAKKQVVESQVDRFTCENDHLCKELAVIGELSEQLEKELLLNTADKDLEEAKIQIRHQQKEIKKLEHTVKTLKSVIIQTEAEINEGKSLSRLDAFIKTLEEDRDYYKHHTENLLKVLRKTFSSSEQTSACGSMSQKLSSIQRVCSDAEVLKILREREELKSMLKKYERHVAEIQGNIKVLTAERDKIVSLYERAQEEISRLRQEVIKCPRSPKSTMTAQAMLRHVEIERDIALSDFQRMTTERDSLREQLKISQETAFNEKAHLEQRIEELETTIKNLDSEQLEQMSKVMLMKDTINSLETEIKRLARRALDSETELNRREAEYVSLSLLNEKTEQSLSETQRNLIKTEYEMQLTQEKVILLEEKIDNFSRQSLLQKEEICALKETIAQLDKEKATLQDCVEEGREKIAAFEESLAIKEKIISDLKILITELEHSTKKSAEALCICEKDITSLHQQLQETNKELAQTNKNRESLAQENDRLQEHLCNIKQENQVLYKKLAKYQNELDDVKLKAQDSNTDIVRLKGILKSKEREKCELLENYHKACEQGESWEAKWHQAEADCSSVRMALISAESEKQWLKEKIETLETEMEQVSQRSSHFKI from the exons ATGGTAATAACTTCCTGCTGGTGGGTAACTGAATGTTCATATTCTGTTGTTAGACCTGTGGGCTACTTCCGATATGACAAGAGCAGACTCTGCACTGTGAGGCACTGGTCTACTGGACACTCGCCCTGCCTTACTGTGTCTCATTCGTCTTTCCCTGAGGGACTTATTCTG ATTGAAGACCTGAAGAACATAAACTATGAGCTAAGGCAACATGTCATACAACTGCTTGCTAAGAAGCAAGTGGTGGAAAGTCAAGTGGATAGGTTCACTTGTGAAAATGATCATCTGTGTAAAGAACTGGCTGTAATTGGTGAACTATCTGAGCAGCTGGAAAAAGAATTGCTCTTGAATACTGCTGATAAGGACCTTGAGGAAGCAAAG ATTCAAATTCGACACCAGCAGAAAGAGATAAAGAAGCTGGAACACACGGTGAAAACACTAAAATCT GTTATTATACAAACAGAAGCTGAAATAAATGAAGGGAAGTCACTGTCGAGGCTTGATGCCTTTATTAAGACATTGGAAGAGGACAGAGACTACTATAAGCATCACACTGAGAATTTGCTGAAGGTActtagaaaaacattttcaagttCTGAGCAGACGTCTGCTTGTGGCAGCATGTCACAAAAACTTTCATCCATCCAG AGAGTGTGTTCTGATGCAGAAGTTTTGAAAATATTGAGAGAACGTGAAGAGCTGAAGTCGATGCTGAAAAAATATGAGCGCCATGTGGCAGAAATTCAGGGTAACATCAAAGTTTTAACAGCTGAGAGAGACAAAATTGTCAGTCTTTATGAACGG gcaCAGGAAGAGATTTCCCGACTTCGTCAGGAAGTGATCAAATGCCCTAGGAGTCCTAAAAGCACCATGACAGCTCAAGCTATGTTAAGACATGTGGAGATAGAAAGGGATATAGCACTGTCAGATTTCCAAAGGATGACTACAGAACGTGACAGCCTCAGGGAGCAGTTAAAG ATTTCTCAAGAGACTGCGTTTAATGAAAAGGCTCATTTGGAACAGAGGATTGAAGAGCTAGAAACTACTATTAAAAAT TTAGATAGTGAACAGTTGGAACAGATGTCCAAAGTGATGCTAATGAAAGACACCATTAATTCTCTGGAAACTGAGATAAAAAGATTGGCAAGAAGAGCACTGGACTCTGAAACTGAGCTGAACCGACGAGAAGCTGAGTATGTTTCACTTAG TTTATTGAATGAAAAGACAGAACAAAGTCTTTCAGAGACTCAACGAAACCTTATTAAGACAGAATATGAAATGCAACTTACCCAAGAGAAAGTTAtacttttagaagaaaaaattg ATAACTTTTCAAGACAAAGTCTTCTACAAAAAGAGGagatctgtgctttgaaagaaaCAATTGCACAACTTGATAAAGAGAAGGCAACTTTGCAAGACTGTGtggaagaaggaagagagaagattGCTGCTTTTGAGGAAAGCCTGGCAATTAAA gagaaaataatttcagatttgAAGATTCTGATTACTGAGTTGGAGCATTCTACAAA AAAATCTGCTGAAGCACTCTGTATCTGTGAGAAAGATATCACCAGTTTGCATCAACAGCTACAAGAAACCAACAAAGAACTTGCACAGACTAACAAGAACAGAGAATCGTTAGCTCAGGAGAATGACAGGTTACAAGAGCATCTTTGTAATATTAAGCAAGAAAATCAG GTACTATATAAAAAACTAGCAAAGTACCAGAATGAGCTTGATGATGTGAAGTTGAAAGCCCAGGATTCAAACACAGATATTGTCAGGCTGAAGGGTATACTGAAGTCTAAA GAGAGAGAGAAGTGCGAGCTTTTGGAGAACTATCATAAAGCCTGTGAACAAGGAGAAAGTTGGGAAGCAAAATGGCATCAAGCAGAAGCAGATTGTAGCTCTGTTAGAATGGCACTGATCAGTGCGGAGTCTGAGAAGCAATGGTTGAAAGAGAAAATAGAGACTCTTGAAACAGAGATGGAGCAA GTGTCCCAAAGATCTTCCCACTTCAAAATCTGA
- the TSGA10 gene encoding testis-specific gene 10 protein isoform X3, producing the protein MVITSCWWVTECSYSVVRPVGYFRYDKSRLCTVRHWSTGHSPCLTVSHSSFPEGLILIEDLKNINYELRQHVIQLLAKKQVVESQVDRFTCENDHLCKELAVIGELSEQLEKELLLNTADKDLEEAKIQIRHQQKEIKKLEHTVKTLKSVIIQTEAEINEGKSLSRLDAFIKTLEEDRDYYKHHTENLLKVLRKTFSSSEQTSACGSMSQKLSSIQAQEEISRLRQEVIKCPRSPKSTMTAQAMLRHVEIERDIALSDFQRMTTERDSLREQLKISQETAFNEKAHLEQRIEELETTIKNLDSEQLEQMSKVMLMKDTINSLETEIKRLARRALDSETELNRREAEYVSLSLLNEKTEQSLSETQRNLIKTEYEMQLTQEKVILLEEKIDNFSRQSLLQKEEICALKETIAQLDKEKATLQDCVEEGREKIAAFEESLAIKEKIISDLKILITELEHSTKKSAEALCICEKDITSLHQQLQETNKELAQTNKNRESLAQENDRLQEHLCNIKQENQVLYKKLAKYQNELDDVKLKAQDSNTDIVRLKGILKSKEREKCELLENYHKACEQGESWEAKWHQAEADCSSVRMALISAESEKQWLKEKIETLETEMEQLQSKCVSSHSEIELLRKQLGNERATLKHLESLLVSNHDKEFQAQRAEQEKDTEIQLLKEQLSLAEHKLAVQSQDFTQLRNRATQLESELAITKRQLETERFERERAIQELRRQNHAVSYQLGSSYQLGSTLRTSSPDHSHYRPPDWSLDLSQEGNFKDNGL; encoded by the exons ATGGTAATAACTTCCTGCTGGTGGGTAACTGAATGTTCATATTCTGTTGTTAGACCTGTGGGCTACTTCCGATATGACAAGAGCAGACTCTGCACTGTGAGGCACTGGTCTACTGGACACTCGCCCTGCCTTACTGTGTCTCATTCGTCTTTCCCTGAGGGACTTATTCTG ATTGAAGACCTGAAGAACATAAACTATGAGCTAAGGCAACATGTCATACAACTGCTTGCTAAGAAGCAAGTGGTGGAAAGTCAAGTGGATAGGTTCACTTGTGAAAATGATCATCTGTGTAAAGAACTGGCTGTAATTGGTGAACTATCTGAGCAGCTGGAAAAAGAATTGCTCTTGAATACTGCTGATAAGGACCTTGAGGAAGCAAAG ATTCAAATTCGACACCAGCAGAAAGAGATAAAGAAGCTGGAACACACGGTGAAAACACTAAAATCT GTTATTATACAAACAGAAGCTGAAATAAATGAAGGGAAGTCACTGTCGAGGCTTGATGCCTTTATTAAGACATTGGAAGAGGACAGAGACTACTATAAGCATCACACTGAGAATTTGCTGAAGGTActtagaaaaacattttcaagttCTGAGCAGACGTCTGCTTGTGGCAGCATGTCACAAAAACTTTCATCCATCCAG gcaCAGGAAGAGATTTCCCGACTTCGTCAGGAAGTGATCAAATGCCCTAGGAGTCCTAAAAGCACCATGACAGCTCAAGCTATGTTAAGACATGTGGAGATAGAAAGGGATATAGCACTGTCAGATTTCCAAAGGATGACTACAGAACGTGACAGCCTCAGGGAGCAGTTAAAG ATTTCTCAAGAGACTGCGTTTAATGAAAAGGCTCATTTGGAACAGAGGATTGAAGAGCTAGAAACTACTATTAAAAAT TTAGATAGTGAACAGTTGGAACAGATGTCCAAAGTGATGCTAATGAAAGACACCATTAATTCTCTGGAAACTGAGATAAAAAGATTGGCAAGAAGAGCACTGGACTCTGAAACTGAGCTGAACCGACGAGAAGCTGAGTATGTTTCACTTAG TTTATTGAATGAAAAGACAGAACAAAGTCTTTCAGAGACTCAACGAAACCTTATTAAGACAGAATATGAAATGCAACTTACCCAAGAGAAAGTTAtacttttagaagaaaaaattg ATAACTTTTCAAGACAAAGTCTTCTACAAAAAGAGGagatctgtgctttgaaagaaaCAATTGCACAACTTGATAAAGAGAAGGCAACTTTGCAAGACTGTGtggaagaaggaagagagaagattGCTGCTTTTGAGGAAAGCCTGGCAATTAAA gagaaaataatttcagatttgAAGATTCTGATTACTGAGTTGGAGCATTCTACAAA AAAATCTGCTGAAGCACTCTGTATCTGTGAGAAAGATATCACCAGTTTGCATCAACAGCTACAAGAAACCAACAAAGAACTTGCACAGACTAACAAGAACAGAGAATCGTTAGCTCAGGAGAATGACAGGTTACAAGAGCATCTTTGTAATATTAAGCAAGAAAATCAG GTACTATATAAAAAACTAGCAAAGTACCAGAATGAGCTTGATGATGTGAAGTTGAAAGCCCAGGATTCAAACACAGATATTGTCAGGCTGAAGGGTATACTGAAGTCTAAA GAGAGAGAGAAGTGCGAGCTTTTGGAGAACTATCATAAAGCCTGTGAACAAGGAGAAAGTTGGGAAGCAAAATGGCATCAAGCAGAAGCAGATTGTAGCTCTGTTAGAATGGCACTGATCAGTGCGGAGTCTGAGAAGCAATGGTTGAAAGAGAAAATAGAGACTCTTGAAACAGAGATGGAGCAA cTGCAGAGCAAGTGTGTGTCATCCCATTCTGAAATAGAGCTGCTGAGAAAACAACTCGGAAATGAAAGAGCAACTTTGAAACACCTGGAATCTTTGCTTGTGTCCAATCATGATAAAGAATTTCAGGCACAAAGAGCAGAGCAAGAAAAAGACACTGAAATTCAGCTTCTTAAGGAACAGCTTTCTTTAGCAGAACATAAACT TGCTGTGCAGAGTCAAGATTTTACTCAGCTTAGAAATAGAGCAACTCAGTTAGAGTCGGAACTGGCTATCACCAAAAGACAGCTGGAGACTGAGCGCTTTGAAAG
- the TSGA10 gene encoding testis-specific gene 10 protein isoform X4, whose product MVITSCWWVTECSYSVVRPVGYFRYDKSRLCTVRHWSTGHSPCLTVSHSSFPEGLILIEDLKNINYELRQHVIQLLAKKQVVESQVDRFTCENDHLCKELAVIGELSEQLEKELLLNTADKDLEEAKIQIRHQQKEIKKLEHTVKTLKSVIIQTEAEINEGKSLSRLDAFIKTLEEDRDYYKHHTENLLKVLRKTFSSSEQTSACGSMSQKLSSIQRVCSDAEVLKILREREELKSMLKKYERHVAEIQGNIKVLTAERDKIVSLYERAQEEISRLRQEVIKCPRSPKSTMTAQAMLRHVEIERDIALSDFQRMTTERDSLREQLKISQETAFNEKAHLEQRIEELETTIKNLDSEQLEQMSKVMLMKDTINSLETEIKRLARRALDSETELNRREAEYVSLSLLNEKTEQSLSETQRNLIKTEYEMQLTQEKVILLEEKIDNFSRQSLLQKEEICALKETIAQLDKEKATLQDCVEEGREKIAAFEESLAIKEKIISDLKILITELEHSTKKSAEALCICEKDITSLHQQLQETNKELAQTNKNRESLAQENDRLQEHLCNIKQENQVLYKKLAKYQNELDDVKLKAQDSNTDIVRLKGILKSKEREKCELLENYHKACEQGESWEAKWHQAEADCSSVRMALISAESEKQWLKEKIETLETEMEQATEGYLCMLHTQKELGCCCSENGGELNSGKTAQEDCVLL is encoded by the exons ATGGTAATAACTTCCTGCTGGTGGGTAACTGAATGTTCATATTCTGTTGTTAGACCTGTGGGCTACTTCCGATATGACAAGAGCAGACTCTGCACTGTGAGGCACTGGTCTACTGGACACTCGCCCTGCCTTACTGTGTCTCATTCGTCTTTCCCTGAGGGACTTATTCTG ATTGAAGACCTGAAGAACATAAACTATGAGCTAAGGCAACATGTCATACAACTGCTTGCTAAGAAGCAAGTGGTGGAAAGTCAAGTGGATAGGTTCACTTGTGAAAATGATCATCTGTGTAAAGAACTGGCTGTAATTGGTGAACTATCTGAGCAGCTGGAAAAAGAATTGCTCTTGAATACTGCTGATAAGGACCTTGAGGAAGCAAAG ATTCAAATTCGACACCAGCAGAAAGAGATAAAGAAGCTGGAACACACGGTGAAAACACTAAAATCT GTTATTATACAAACAGAAGCTGAAATAAATGAAGGGAAGTCACTGTCGAGGCTTGATGCCTTTATTAAGACATTGGAAGAGGACAGAGACTACTATAAGCATCACACTGAGAATTTGCTGAAGGTActtagaaaaacattttcaagttCTGAGCAGACGTCTGCTTGTGGCAGCATGTCACAAAAACTTTCATCCATCCAG AGAGTGTGTTCTGATGCAGAAGTTTTGAAAATATTGAGAGAACGTGAAGAGCTGAAGTCGATGCTGAAAAAATATGAGCGCCATGTGGCAGAAATTCAGGGTAACATCAAAGTTTTAACAGCTGAGAGAGACAAAATTGTCAGTCTTTATGAACGG gcaCAGGAAGAGATTTCCCGACTTCGTCAGGAAGTGATCAAATGCCCTAGGAGTCCTAAAAGCACCATGACAGCTCAAGCTATGTTAAGACATGTGGAGATAGAAAGGGATATAGCACTGTCAGATTTCCAAAGGATGACTACAGAACGTGACAGCCTCAGGGAGCAGTTAAAG ATTTCTCAAGAGACTGCGTTTAATGAAAAGGCTCATTTGGAACAGAGGATTGAAGAGCTAGAAACTACTATTAAAAAT TTAGATAGTGAACAGTTGGAACAGATGTCCAAAGTGATGCTAATGAAAGACACCATTAATTCTCTGGAAACTGAGATAAAAAGATTGGCAAGAAGAGCACTGGACTCTGAAACTGAGCTGAACCGACGAGAAGCTGAGTATGTTTCACTTAG TTTATTGAATGAAAAGACAGAACAAAGTCTTTCAGAGACTCAACGAAACCTTATTAAGACAGAATATGAAATGCAACTTACCCAAGAGAAAGTTAtacttttagaagaaaaaattg ATAACTTTTCAAGACAAAGTCTTCTACAAAAAGAGGagatctgtgctttgaaagaaaCAATTGCACAACTTGATAAAGAGAAGGCAACTTTGCAAGACTGTGtggaagaaggaagagagaagattGCTGCTTTTGAGGAAAGCCTGGCAATTAAA gagaaaataatttcagatttgAAGATTCTGATTACTGAGTTGGAGCATTCTACAAA AAAATCTGCTGAAGCACTCTGTATCTGTGAGAAAGATATCACCAGTTTGCATCAACAGCTACAAGAAACCAACAAAGAACTTGCACAGACTAACAAGAACAGAGAATCGTTAGCTCAGGAGAATGACAGGTTACAAGAGCATCTTTGTAATATTAAGCAAGAAAATCAG GTACTATATAAAAAACTAGCAAAGTACCAGAATGAGCTTGATGATGTGAAGTTGAAAGCCCAGGATTCAAACACAGATATTGTCAGGCTGAAGGGTATACTGAAGTCTAAA GAGAGAGAGAAGTGCGAGCTTTTGGAGAACTATCATAAAGCCTGTGAACAAGGAGAAAGTTGGGAAGCAAAATGGCATCAAGCAGAAGCAGATTGTAGCTCTGTTAGAATGGCACTGATCAGTGCGGAGTCTGAGAAGCAATGGTTGAAAGAGAAAATAGAGACTCTTGAAACAGAGATGGAGCAA GCTACTGAGGGCTACCTGTGCATGTTACATACTCAAAAGGAACTGGGCTGCTGCTGTTCAGAAAATGGGGGAGAACTTAACAGTGGCAAAACAGCACAGGAAGATTGTGTGCTCCTTTAA
- the TSGA10 gene encoding testis-specific gene 10 protein isoform X1 codes for MVITSCWWVTECSYSVVRPVGYFRYDKSRLCTVRHWSTGHSPCLTVSHSSFPEGLILIEDLKNINYELRQHVIQLLAKKQVVESQVDRFTCENDHLCKELAVIGELSEQLEKELLLNTADKDLEEAKIQIRHQQKEIKKLEHTVKTLKSVIIQTEAEINEGKSLSRLDAFIKTLEEDRDYYKHHTENLLKVLRKTFSSSEQTSACGSMSQKLSSIQRVCSDAEVLKILREREELKSMLKKYERHVAEIQGNIKVLTAERDKIVSLYERAQEEISRLRQEVIKCPRSPKSTMTAQAMLRHVEIERDIALSDFQRMTTERDSLREQLKISQETAFNEKAHLEQRIEELETTIKNLDSEQLEQMSKVMLMKDTINSLETEIKRLARRALDSETELNRREAEYVSLSLLNEKTEQSLSETQRNLIKTEYEMQLTQEKVILLEEKIDNFSRQSLLQKEEICALKETIAQLDKEKATLQDCVEEGREKIAAFEESLAIKEKIISDLKILITELEHSTKKSAEALCICEKDITSLHQQLQETNKELAQTNKNRESLAQENDRLQEHLCNIKQENQVLYKKLAKYQNELDDVKLKAQDSNTDIVRLKGILKSKEREKCELLENYHKACEQGESWEAKWHQAEADCSSVRMALISAESEKQWLKEKIETLETEMEQLQSKCVSSHSEIELLRKQLGNERATLKHLESLLVSNHDKEFQAQRAEQEKDTEIQLLKEQLSLAEHKLAVQSQDFTQLRNRATQLESELAITKRQLETERFERERAIQELRRQNHAVSYQLGSSYQLGSTLRTSSPDHSHYRPPDWSLDLSQEGNFKDNGL; via the exons ATGGTAATAACTTCCTGCTGGTGGGTAACTGAATGTTCATATTCTGTTGTTAGACCTGTGGGCTACTTCCGATATGACAAGAGCAGACTCTGCACTGTGAGGCACTGGTCTACTGGACACTCGCCCTGCCTTACTGTGTCTCATTCGTCTTTCCCTGAGGGACTTATTCTG ATTGAAGACCTGAAGAACATAAACTATGAGCTAAGGCAACATGTCATACAACTGCTTGCTAAGAAGCAAGTGGTGGAAAGTCAAGTGGATAGGTTCACTTGTGAAAATGATCATCTGTGTAAAGAACTGGCTGTAATTGGTGAACTATCTGAGCAGCTGGAAAAAGAATTGCTCTTGAATACTGCTGATAAGGACCTTGAGGAAGCAAAG ATTCAAATTCGACACCAGCAGAAAGAGATAAAGAAGCTGGAACACACGGTGAAAACACTAAAATCT GTTATTATACAAACAGAAGCTGAAATAAATGAAGGGAAGTCACTGTCGAGGCTTGATGCCTTTATTAAGACATTGGAAGAGGACAGAGACTACTATAAGCATCACACTGAGAATTTGCTGAAGGTActtagaaaaacattttcaagttCTGAGCAGACGTCTGCTTGTGGCAGCATGTCACAAAAACTTTCATCCATCCAG AGAGTGTGTTCTGATGCAGAAGTTTTGAAAATATTGAGAGAACGTGAAGAGCTGAAGTCGATGCTGAAAAAATATGAGCGCCATGTGGCAGAAATTCAGGGTAACATCAAAGTTTTAACAGCTGAGAGAGACAAAATTGTCAGTCTTTATGAACGG gcaCAGGAAGAGATTTCCCGACTTCGTCAGGAAGTGATCAAATGCCCTAGGAGTCCTAAAAGCACCATGACAGCTCAAGCTATGTTAAGACATGTGGAGATAGAAAGGGATATAGCACTGTCAGATTTCCAAAGGATGACTACAGAACGTGACAGCCTCAGGGAGCAGTTAAAG ATTTCTCAAGAGACTGCGTTTAATGAAAAGGCTCATTTGGAACAGAGGATTGAAGAGCTAGAAACTACTATTAAAAAT TTAGATAGTGAACAGTTGGAACAGATGTCCAAAGTGATGCTAATGAAAGACACCATTAATTCTCTGGAAACTGAGATAAAAAGATTGGCAAGAAGAGCACTGGACTCTGAAACTGAGCTGAACCGACGAGAAGCTGAGTATGTTTCACTTAG TTTATTGAATGAAAAGACAGAACAAAGTCTTTCAGAGACTCAACGAAACCTTATTAAGACAGAATATGAAATGCAACTTACCCAAGAGAAAGTTAtacttttagaagaaaaaattg ATAACTTTTCAAGACAAAGTCTTCTACAAAAAGAGGagatctgtgctttgaaagaaaCAATTGCACAACTTGATAAAGAGAAGGCAACTTTGCAAGACTGTGtggaagaaggaagagagaagattGCTGCTTTTGAGGAAAGCCTGGCAATTAAA gagaaaataatttcagatttgAAGATTCTGATTACTGAGTTGGAGCATTCTACAAA AAAATCTGCTGAAGCACTCTGTATCTGTGAGAAAGATATCACCAGTTTGCATCAACAGCTACAAGAAACCAACAAAGAACTTGCACAGACTAACAAGAACAGAGAATCGTTAGCTCAGGAGAATGACAGGTTACAAGAGCATCTTTGTAATATTAAGCAAGAAAATCAG GTACTATATAAAAAACTAGCAAAGTACCAGAATGAGCTTGATGATGTGAAGTTGAAAGCCCAGGATTCAAACACAGATATTGTCAGGCTGAAGGGTATACTGAAGTCTAAA GAGAGAGAGAAGTGCGAGCTTTTGGAGAACTATCATAAAGCCTGTGAACAAGGAGAAAGTTGGGAAGCAAAATGGCATCAAGCAGAAGCAGATTGTAGCTCTGTTAGAATGGCACTGATCAGTGCGGAGTCTGAGAAGCAATGGTTGAAAGAGAAAATAGAGACTCTTGAAACAGAGATGGAGCAA cTGCAGAGCAAGTGTGTGTCATCCCATTCTGAAATAGAGCTGCTGAGAAAACAACTCGGAAATGAAAGAGCAACTTTGAAACACCTGGAATCTTTGCTTGTGTCCAATCATGATAAAGAATTTCAGGCACAAAGAGCAGAGCAAGAAAAAGACACTGAAATTCAGCTTCTTAAGGAACAGCTTTCTTTAGCAGAACATAAACT TGCTGTGCAGAGTCAAGATTTTACTCAGCTTAGAAATAGAGCAACTCAGTTAGAGTCGGAACTGGCTATCACCAAAAGACAGCTGGAGACTGAGCGCTTTGAAAG
- the TSGA10 gene encoding testis-specific gene 10 protein isoform X2, protein MVITSCWWVTECSYSVVRPVGYFRYDKSRLCTVRHWSTGHSPCLTVSHSSFPEGLILIEDLKNINYELRQHVIQLLAKKQVVESQVDRFTCENDHLCKELAVIGELSEQLEKELLLNTADKDLEEAKIQIRHQQKEIKKLEHTVKTLKSVIIQTEAEINEGKSLSRLDAFIKTLEEDRDYYKHHTENLLKVLRKTFSSSEQTSACGSMSQKLSSIQRVCSDAEVLKILREREELKSMLKKYERHVAEIQGNIKVLTAERDKIVSLYERAQEEISRLRQEVIKCPRSPKSTMTAQAMLRHVEIERDIALSDFQRMTTERDSLREQLKISQETAFNEKAHLEQRIEELETTIKNLDSEQLEQMSKVMLMKDTINSLETEIKRLARRALDSETELNRREAEYVSLSLLNEKTEQSLSETQRNLIKTEYEMQLTQEKVILLEEKIDNFSRQSLLQKEEICALKETIAQLDKEKATLQDCVEEGREKIAAFEESLAIKEKIISDLKILITELEHSTKKSAEALCICEKDITSLHQQLQETNKELAQTNKNRESLAQENDRLQEHLCNIKQENQVLYKKLAKYQNELDDVKLKAQDSNTDIVRLKGILKSKEREKCELLENYHKACEQGESWEAKWHQAEADCSSVRMALISAESEKQWLKEKIETLETEMEQLQSKCVSSHSEIELLRKQLGNERATLKHLESLLVSNHDKEFQAQRAEQEKDTEIQLLKEQLSLAEHKLERAIQELRRQNHAVSYQLGSSYQLGSTLRTSSPDHSHYRPPDWSLDLSQEGNFKDNGL, encoded by the exons ATGGTAATAACTTCCTGCTGGTGGGTAACTGAATGTTCATATTCTGTTGTTAGACCTGTGGGCTACTTCCGATATGACAAGAGCAGACTCTGCACTGTGAGGCACTGGTCTACTGGACACTCGCCCTGCCTTACTGTGTCTCATTCGTCTTTCCCTGAGGGACTTATTCTG ATTGAAGACCTGAAGAACATAAACTATGAGCTAAGGCAACATGTCATACAACTGCTTGCTAAGAAGCAAGTGGTGGAAAGTCAAGTGGATAGGTTCACTTGTGAAAATGATCATCTGTGTAAAGAACTGGCTGTAATTGGTGAACTATCTGAGCAGCTGGAAAAAGAATTGCTCTTGAATACTGCTGATAAGGACCTTGAGGAAGCAAAG ATTCAAATTCGACACCAGCAGAAAGAGATAAAGAAGCTGGAACACACGGTGAAAACACTAAAATCT GTTATTATACAAACAGAAGCTGAAATAAATGAAGGGAAGTCACTGTCGAGGCTTGATGCCTTTATTAAGACATTGGAAGAGGACAGAGACTACTATAAGCATCACACTGAGAATTTGCTGAAGGTActtagaaaaacattttcaagttCTGAGCAGACGTCTGCTTGTGGCAGCATGTCACAAAAACTTTCATCCATCCAG AGAGTGTGTTCTGATGCAGAAGTTTTGAAAATATTGAGAGAACGTGAAGAGCTGAAGTCGATGCTGAAAAAATATGAGCGCCATGTGGCAGAAATTCAGGGTAACATCAAAGTTTTAACAGCTGAGAGAGACAAAATTGTCAGTCTTTATGAACGG gcaCAGGAAGAGATTTCCCGACTTCGTCAGGAAGTGATCAAATGCCCTAGGAGTCCTAAAAGCACCATGACAGCTCAAGCTATGTTAAGACATGTGGAGATAGAAAGGGATATAGCACTGTCAGATTTCCAAAGGATGACTACAGAACGTGACAGCCTCAGGGAGCAGTTAAAG ATTTCTCAAGAGACTGCGTTTAATGAAAAGGCTCATTTGGAACAGAGGATTGAAGAGCTAGAAACTACTATTAAAAAT TTAGATAGTGAACAGTTGGAACAGATGTCCAAAGTGATGCTAATGAAAGACACCATTAATTCTCTGGAAACTGAGATAAAAAGATTGGCAAGAAGAGCACTGGACTCTGAAACTGAGCTGAACCGACGAGAAGCTGAGTATGTTTCACTTAG TTTATTGAATGAAAAGACAGAACAAAGTCTTTCAGAGACTCAACGAAACCTTATTAAGACAGAATATGAAATGCAACTTACCCAAGAGAAAGTTAtacttttagaagaaaaaattg ATAACTTTTCAAGACAAAGTCTTCTACAAAAAGAGGagatctgtgctttgaaagaaaCAATTGCACAACTTGATAAAGAGAAGGCAACTTTGCAAGACTGTGtggaagaaggaagagagaagattGCTGCTTTTGAGGAAAGCCTGGCAATTAAA gagaaaataatttcagatttgAAGATTCTGATTACTGAGTTGGAGCATTCTACAAA AAAATCTGCTGAAGCACTCTGTATCTGTGAGAAAGATATCACCAGTTTGCATCAACAGCTACAAGAAACCAACAAAGAACTTGCACAGACTAACAAGAACAGAGAATCGTTAGCTCAGGAGAATGACAGGTTACAAGAGCATCTTTGTAATATTAAGCAAGAAAATCAG GTACTATATAAAAAACTAGCAAAGTACCAGAATGAGCTTGATGATGTGAAGTTGAAAGCCCAGGATTCAAACACAGATATTGTCAGGCTGAAGGGTATACTGAAGTCTAAA GAGAGAGAGAAGTGCGAGCTTTTGGAGAACTATCATAAAGCCTGTGAACAAGGAGAAAGTTGGGAAGCAAAATGGCATCAAGCAGAAGCAGATTGTAGCTCTGTTAGAATGGCACTGATCAGTGCGGAGTCTGAGAAGCAATGGTTGAAAGAGAAAATAGAGACTCTTGAAACAGAGATGGAGCAA cTGCAGAGCAAGTGTGTGTCATCCCATTCTGAAATAGAGCTGCTGAGAAAACAACTCGGAAATGAAAGAGCAACTTTGAAACACCTGGAATCTTTGCTTGTGTCCAATCATGATAAAGAATTTCAGGCACAAAGAGCAGAGCAAGAAAAAGACACTGAAATTCAGCTTCTTAAGGAACAGCTTTCTTTAGCAGAACATAAACT